TTTATAAAAATGAGCTTAAATATTTCCTCAAAGGCTTTATCGCTAGAATCATTTGCACCAAATCTTTGCTCAACGTTCAGAATAATATCCTTAAGAGTTTCTGTTTGCAATCTATCCTCTTGAATAAGTTGTTTTAAGGTGAATCTTCGATTGTTTTTCCATTCATCAATATCTTCACCGTTACTTGGAAATTTATCTATAACAAGAGCTTCATCAAATGCAGGTGCCTCATAAAATTTCAAAAGGTTGTCGCCGTTTGCAATAACACCTATCTTAGGAAGTTTTAGACGACAATAAGATTGCATCTGCTGGAAGGGAGTAGAGGATTCACCGTCAGCAGTGACGTTTTCGTCTTTGATTTCGGGACGTTTTACTTCGATAATCATATCAATTTTGGATTTATCGTCTTTATTGAATACAGCAATGTCAATTCGTTTATTTTTAATGATTTCCTTTCCTGCATATACGGCAGGGAGTTCAAAACAGAGTTGTTTTTTGGTATAGCCATAAACTTCAATAAGTTTATATGCATAGTATTGTCTTACAATCTCTTCAGGCGTCAGTTTAAAGTAATCCCCGTTATCATTTTTACCACGGACAACACATTCAACGCCCGGTTCCCCATCTGCTCTATCGTGTATACGACTATTAATCCAGTCTTTGTCTTCTTGAGTAAACTGGGAAATATGAGAAGCCTCTTCAGGCTTTAGGATTTGTTCGATTTTCTTTGGCATTTTTCTATTCTCCTTTGGTGTTTGAATTATCAAGTAATTGCTTGTTCATTTCGCGTAATAAATCTGATTGTTTCCAACCTTGTTTTTGCTCATCGGGATAGATGAGTTGTTCTGGCATGGAAACGATAGCTTCGCTTTCGTTATGTGCATTATTTTTGTTTCGTTCATAGAAAGAAGAAATCTCTCGTTCTATCCAAAGTTCTCTTACATCGTCAGGTACACCTTTTGTGTTTCTTGCGTGAGCGACATGAACAAGGTAGTCAAAAAGAACTTTATCTATCTTTAAAACTGGATATTCAAAAGTCTCAATGCCATCGCTTGTATTTG
This genomic stretch from Lacrimispora sphenoides harbors:
- a CDS encoding helix-turn-helix domain-containing protein yields the protein MDFNVRQKEVGSRIKNLREKRGESQTELGEAIGLSQNSISKIENGETQLTLENQYSIAEHYNVSHDYICTGKNDDSILSLLEKYVSLKYANTSDGIETFEYPVLKIDKVLFDYLVHVAHARNTKGVPDDVRELWIEREISSFYERNKNNAHNESEAIVSMPEQLIYPDEQKQGWKQSDLLREMNKQLLDNSNTKGE